One Aspergillus oryzae RIB40 DNA, chromosome 2 genomic window carries:
- a CDS encoding uncharacterized protein (inorganic phosphate transporter): MASVESSPVDTSMIKDADVTVSNWAGLKGRESTVESSEDVEAGQSGKSSGVLNVFISGLALFSDGYNAQINCLPLTSFLVYGRYKDGMSPTIKGRLSNSFLIGEIFGMLFFGVLIDRLGRRTGVVAATTFLVLGIALAAAAHGKSELGMFWMMIIARGVAGFGAGGEYPVCATSATEAADETTKLRKNRGFLVASTTDFAVDLGFVSAGIVALIVLACYGQETRSGVWRVSFGLGFVLPLVICFFRIRMINSTQYQKHSIKSRYPYGLILKRYWKPMLGTCGSPNHLSMCSSADFVALAWFCYDFVTYPFGIFSSTIIQQLMTDNSTVQNIGYGTVINCFYLPGCLLGGYLMDKIGRKQNMTLGFMLWAIWGFILGGALHPIQSVFPLFVVMYGIFMALGEMGPGVSTFLCAAESFPTPLRGHFLGFAAAVGKAGASIGTEVFTPIQNSFDTTAKGQQAVFLIASAFTVVGGLIAWFLIPDMSRELEDEDARFKAYLEENGYDVSHYGEALQVDRKSGH, from the exons ATGGCCTCGGTAGAAAGTTCTCCGGTCGATACTTCCATGATCAAGGATGCCGATGTCACAGTGAGCAACTGGGCAGGCTTGAAAGGACGGGAGAGCACAGTTGAGAGCAGTGAGGATGTCGAAGCTGGTCAATCAGGCAAAAGTTCCGGGGTGCTGAATGTGTTCATCTCGGGTCTGGCTCTTTTCAGCGACGGATACAACGCCCAGATCA ATTGTCTCCCGCTGACTAGTTTCTTGGTATACGGTAGATACAAAGATGGCATGTCCCCAACCATCAAAGGCCGACTATCCAACTCGTTCCTCATAGGAGAAATCTTTGGAATGCTCTTCTTTGGCGTTCTCATCGATCGCCTGGGACGAAGAACGGGTGTGGTAGCAGCCACCACGTTCTTGGTATTGGGTATTGCATTGGCAGCTGCTGCGCACGGGAAGTCCGAGCTTGG AAtgttctggatgatgattatTGCCCGTGGAGTTGCTGGCTTTGGAGCCGGCGGCGAGTATCCCGTTTGCGCAACGAGTGCAACGGAGGCAGCAGATGAGACAACTAAGCTTCGAAAAAACCGAGGCTTCTTGGTTGCTTCAACTACTGATTTTGCCGTGGATCTG GGCTTTGTCTCCGCTGGCATTGTAGCGCTTATTGTTCTCGCTTGTTATGGTCAAGAGACTAGATCTGGGGTATGGCGTGTATCATTTGGCCTTGGATTTGTG CTTCCCCTTGTTATCTGCTTCTTCCGGATTCGCATGATCAATTCCACTCAGTACCAGAAACACAGCATTAAATCTAGGTATCCATACGGGCTTATTCTCAAAAGATATTGGAAGCCGATGCTTGGAACTTGTGGGTCACCAAATCATTTGTCCATGTGTTCAAGTGCTGACTTTGTAGCCCTGGCGTGGTTCTGCTACGACTTTGTCACCTACCCGTTCGGAATCTTCTCGTCCACCATTATCCAGCAATTAATGACGGACAACTCAACTGTTCAAAACATCGGTTATGGA ACAGTGATTAACTGCTTCTATCTCCCCGGATGCCTTCTCGGCGGGTACCTCATGGACAAAATTGGGCGCAAGCAAAACATGACTCTTGGTTTCATGCTCTGGGCCATCTGGGGCTTCATCCTTGGCGGTGCGCTTCACCCGATCCAAAGCGTGTTCCCGTTGTTCGTGGTGATGTACGGCATTTTCATGGCCCTGGGCGAAATGGGCCCCGGTGTATCTACGTTTCTTTGTGCTGCCGAGTCCTTTCCCACCCCTCTCCGTGGTCACTTTCTCGGATTTGCTGCTGCCGTGGGCAAGGCTGGTGCGTCTATTGGAACGGAAGTGTTTACCCCAATTCAGAACTCATTTGATACCACTGCAAAGGGCCAGCAAGCGGTGTTTTTGATTGCCTCTGCCTTTACGGTGGTCGGAGGTCTCATCGCATGGTTCTTGATTCCGGATATGTCTCGAgagttggaggatgaggatgccAGGTTCAAGGCATACTTAGAGGAGAACGGATACGACGTTAGCCACTATGGCGAGGCGTTGCAGGTGGATAGGAAGAGTGGTCATTAA
- a CDS encoding uncharacterized protein (predicted protein): MLNELQASDVSLRPDPEIISKSVATTLSVLEAAAKHDTVTRFVLTSSASAASFPQPDQPGIIIDSNTWNDSAVRSARDPSVPVAQKSYFVYAASKTESEREAWKWVKQNKPGFDFNTVLPDTNVSSA; this comes from the exons ATGCTGAATGAACTCCAGGCATCAGATGTCTCCCTGAGGCCTGACCCCGAAATTATATCAAAATCCGTCGCCACAACCTTGAGTGTTCTTGAAGCGGCAGCGAAGCATGATACCGTGACTCGATTCGTTCTgacttcttcagcttctgccGCTTCGTTCCCTCAGCCTGATCAACCTGGTATTATCATCGACTCAA ATACATGGAATGACAGTGCCGTAAGAAGCGCTAGGGATCCCAGTGTTCCCGTAGCCCAGAAATCATACTTCGTGTACGCTGCATCCAAGACCGAATCAGAACGAGAGGCCTGGAAGTGGGTAAAGCAGAACAAGCCTGGCTTTGACTTTAACACAGTCCTTCCCGACACGAACGTAAGTTCAGCTTGA
- a CDS encoding uncharacterized protein (predicted protein), whose amino-acid sequence MKFTGLIASLAAVSAASAAAIPTAALQPTLTQLSGVLGNIDGALGNVLSGADVTDLVQVQTALKQIQGELSKLTGTVSQRSVVGNELNTVGTVTAPVTSTVGGAVKPVVDTANSAVGSVEGLVDGTLPDTTKARLRTVSYWSCSDYKSALAEHPRRCWCRAHPRPCPGE is encoded by the exons atgaagttcaccGGACTTATTGCCTCTCTTGCTGCTGTCAGTGCTGCCTCCGCCGCTGCTATCCCTACCGCTGCTCTGCAGCCCACCTTGACCCAACTTAGTGGTGTTCTTGGAAACATTGACGGTGCCCTGGGTAATGTCCTCAGCGGTGCGGACGTTACTGACCTCGTTCAGGTTCAAACTG CTCTTAAGCAGATCCAGGGCGAGCTGAGCAAGCTGACTGGAACCGTCTCTCAGCGCAGCGTTGTTGGCAATGAGCTCAACACCGTTGGGACTGTTACTGCGCCTGTGACTTCCACCGTTGGCGGTGCCGTTAAGCCTGTGGTTGACACTGCCAACTCAGCTGTTGGCTCCGTTGAGGGTCTTGTTGACGGCACCCTTCCCGACACCACCAAGG CCAGGTTACGGACGGTAAGTTACTGGTCTTGTTCAGACTACAAAAGCGCATTAGCTGA GCACCCTCGACGCTGCTGGTGTCGAGCACATCCTCGGCCTTGTCCAGGGGAGTAA
- a CDS encoding zinc-binding alcohol dehydrogenase family protein (NADPH:quinone reductase and related Zn-dependent oxidoreductases) → MVGQHEAAILPQKGGPLSLGKRPTPEPGPNEVLIEVKAVALNPCDHFQRDYGMPPVPIYPAIIGSDTAGVVVKLGSDVTTIPGPGSRVIAFASSFYQNGSPDHGAFQKYTLAQSEAVIPLPDNLSFEEGAVFPMAVLTALTAWTTIGIPLDTKYTPADKQAVLIWGASSSVGTLAVQSAKTLGFTVYATASPKHHDLVKRLGAHAVFDYRASDIVSQIVNAVKKDGVKLHTAHCVVDGALQPTLDILKETKGDAHTKVAHSPLLPEGHPTLDNTQITFNFPPIDETARSKHMHEVFHGWLKAGLQSGEVIPSPTIQTEGGGLGGVHAALDKLKVGVSGTKIVVPV, encoded by the coding sequence ATGGTCGGACAACACGAAGCTGCCATTCTCCCCCAGAAGGGCGGTCCCTTGTCTCTTGGAAAGCGTCCCACCCCCGAGCCCGGTCCAAATGAGGTTCTCATTGAAGTAAAGGCCGTTGCTTTGAACCCCTGCGATCATTTCCAGCGTGACTATGGCATGCCTCCTGTGCCTATATATCCCGCTATCATCGGATCCGATACTGCTGGTGTTGTCGTCAAGCTGGGCTCGGATGTCACCACGATCCCTGGTCCAGGAAGCCGAGTCATCGCCTTTGCCTCATCATTCTACCAGAACGGCTCCCCCGACCACGGTGCTTTCCAAAAGTACACTTTGGCACAATCCGAAGCTGTCATCCCACTTCCAGACAATCTTTCCTTTGAGGAAGGCGCAGTCTTCCCCATGGCCGTCTTGACTGCCTTAACTGCCTGGACCACAATCGGCATTCCGCTCGACACCAAGTATACTCCCGCGGACAAACAAGCGGTCCTGATCTGGGGCGCATCGAGCAGTGTAGGGACGTTGGCCGTTCAATCGGCCAAGACACTCGGCTTCACTGTCTACGCCACCGCCAGTCCCAAGCACCATGACCTCGTCAAGAGGCTCGGAGCCCATGCGGTCTTCGATTACAGGGCTAGCGATATCGTCTCCCAGATCGTCAACGccgtgaagaaggatggtGTCAAGCTGCACACTGCACACTGCGTTGTTGATGGAGCTCTGCAGCCAACATTGGACATTCTCAAGGAGACCAAGGGCGATGCACACACCAAGGTCGCACACTCGCCCCTTCTCCCAGAAGGTCACCCTACCCTCGATAACACGCAGATCACCTTCAACTTCCCACCTATCGATGAGACCGCGAGGAGCAAGCACATGCATGAGGTCTTCCATGGATGGCTGAAGGCCGGTCTGCAGTCCGGTGAAGTAATCCCCAGCCCTACTATCCAGACTGAGGGTGGCGGTCTGGGCGGAGTGCACGCAGCACTGgacaagctcaaggttgGTGTCAGTGGCACTAAGATTGTTGTGCCAGTCTAA
- a CDS encoding uncharacterized protein (predicted protein): MGLVRKLLSGNRVGIDYISPQWFVDVEDTARLHVAAVLDGRVKSERLFAFATPYNWTDIVDILRKAFPVNSSIPQPPENEPRDLSQVGPSVRAESLIKEFWGRDGWTSLEESILGGTGDLEGFRG; the protein is encoded by the exons ATGGGCCTCGTCCGTAAACTCTTATCTGGGAACCGGGTTGGCATCGACTATATCTCTCCAC AATGGTTTGTCGACGTCGAAGACACAGCCCGTCTACACGTTGCCGCTGTTCTTGATGGAAGGGTGAAATCAGAACGCCTTTTCGCTTTTGCAACTCCATATAACTGGACAGATATTGTGGACATTCTGCGCAAGGCCTTTCCTGTGAACAGTAGTATCCCTCAACCCCCGGAGAATGAACCGCGGGACCTCAGTCAGGTTGGTCCTTCTGTCAGGGCAGAGAGTCTAATCAAGGAGTTTTGGGGCCGTGATGGATGGACGAGCTTGGAAGAAAGTATCCTTGGCGGAACTGGGGACCTTGAAGGATTTAGGGGGTAG
- the cdcA gene encoding phosphoprotein phosphatase CDC14 (protein tyrosine phosphatase CDC14): MAGNMGDYGQIIEYIQDRLYLASYDDAPDARTPFPYPSEQPKSPSKRSARAQPNTPSRKRRSPVYFTVDDTLLYNSFHADFGPLHIGHLYRFAVHFHEILGDPANSDRPVVFYSKPDARSRANAACLVACYMVLIQSWPPHLALAPIAQADPPYMPFRDAGYSQADFTLTIQDVVYGVWKAKEQSLCGLREFSLEEYEKYERVDMGDFNWITPQFLAFASPQHEPIAPIPPNTPEYAALPSTISQVQASKLPLPFKNVLAHFASRDIGLVVRLNSELYSPSYFTALGITHIDMIFEDGTCPPLPLVRRFIKMAHDMITKKKGIAVHCKAGLGRTGCLIGAYLIYRYGFTANEIIAFMRFMRPGMVVGPQQHWLHLNQGAFREWWFEDSMKEKLAQMQTAPVTPGRPSAKQRANNGPVATPPNNSHSKRAALGEIDHNEAAGAQHDENLPAPTPGQPRKSHRKDSRHHPYARTTSGSIVVDKDTRAREHSAHRSQRLSSDNSESEEEIQLRMLAKRSSKSPMTSPSQRSVSYSATLTTSYTLNDGIHEDRENWGDAAYAAPKTPVSSKTGVSVAKVRTSPRRVTDSRSETRGVRKASGRIGSAGSPTRVK, encoded by the exons ATGGCTGGAAACATGGGTGATTACGGCCAAATTATTGAGTATATCCAAG ATCGTCTTTATTTGGCTTCTTATGACGACGCACCGGATGCGAGAACTCCATTCCCTTATCCTTCCGAGCAACCTAAGTCTCCAAGCAAGCGCTCTGCGAGAGCCCAGCCGAACACCCCCAGTAGGAAGAGGCGAAGCCCCGTGTATTTCACGGTCGATGATACCTTGCTTTACAACTCTTTCCATGCAGACTTCGGTCCACTCCACATAGGTCATCTGTACCGGTTTGCGGTCCATTTCCATGAGATTCTGGGCGACCCTGCCAACAGTGATCGCCCAGTGGTGTTCTACTCGAAGCCTGACGCTCGGAGTCGTGCCAATGCCGCATGCCTTGTTGCTTGCTACATGGTCCTCATCCAATCATGGCCGCCTCATTTGGCCCTCGCTCCAATTGCGCAGGCTGACCCTCCTTATATGCCGTTTCGAGATGCCGGGTACAGTCAGGCAGATTTCACTTTGACGATTCAAGATGTGGTTTATGGAGtatggaaagcaaaggagcaGTCACTCTGTGGCTTGAGGGAGTTCAGTCTTGAAGA GTATGAGAAATATGAACGTGTCGACATGGGTGACTTCAACTGGATAACACCTCAGTTCTTGGCCTTTGCTTCGCCACAGCACGAACCGATTGCCCCGATCCCTCCTAATACCCCCGAATATGCCGCATTGCCTTCCACAATCTCCCAAGTCCAAGCATCCAAAttacctcttcctttcaaaAATGTGTTGGCCCATTTCGCGTCACGAGACATTGGACTAGTTGTGCGATTGAATTCTGAATTATACTCGCCATCATACTTCACGGCCTTGGGCATTACTCACATCGACATGATCTTTGAAGATGGCACCTGTCCTCCTCTACCATTAGTCCGACGATTTATCAAAATGGCCCATGATATGatcaccaagaagaagggaattgCGGTGCACTGCAAAGCTGGCCTTGGCCGGACAGGCTGTCTAATTGGTGCATATCTTATCTACCGATATGGATTTACTGCCAATGAGATTATTGCGTTCATGAGGTTCATGCGGCCCGGCATGGTGGTCGGCCCCCAACAGCATTGGCTGCATTTGAACCAAGGCGCATTCCGTGAGTGGTGGTTTGAGGACAgcatgaaggagaagttggCCCAAATGCAGACAGCTCCGGTCACACCCGGCCGTCCATCCGCCAAGCAACGTGCGAACAACGGCCCTGTCGCTACGCCTCCCAATAACAGTCATTCGAAGCGCGCCGCACTGGGTGAAATAGATCACAACGAGGCTGCCGGAGCGCAGCACGACGAGAACCTTCCGGCCCCAACACCTGGCCAGCCTAGGAAATCCCATAGGAAAGACTCCCGCCATCACCCCTACGCCCGGACAACATCTGGCAGCATTGTAGTTGACAAGGATACGAGAGCTAGAGAACACTCAGCGCACAGAAGCCAGCGGCTTAGCAGCGATAACAgtgaaagtgaagaggagaTTCAACTTCGCATGCTTGCGAAGCGTTCATCGAAATCACCAATGACATCTCCAAGCCAGCGGTCTGTTAGCTACTCGGCAACATTGACCACTAGCTACACCTTGAATGATGGCATTCATGAGGATAGAGAAAACTGGGGCGACGCTGCATATGCCGCACCGAAGACCCCAGTAAGCTCTAAGACTGGCGTCTCCGTTGCCAAGGTCCGCACCAGCCCTCGGCGTGTGACGGACAGCCGGAGCGAGACCAGAGGCGTCCGCAAGGCTAGTGGCCGAATCGGCAGTGCCGGCAGCCCGACTCGTGTGAAATAA
- a CDS encoding uncharacterized protein (predicted protein), whose protein sequence is MDLHEDILVAGGDDLANAISSLNMEGWNTQRQHYRTSMIRLRFIFSVYRDQALEIALGTCEDWDLVQKSNQIIEKARAALEAAPAFIRYDAHGQNEDAESARCVDPHIARGPINRYQDSLQVASVLTLELLHQTQEIGPHSVMLPRAEIIRNLSVFLSCLSWVPRPTYGNYQTCKEAEKKLSHILDQIIDPQPIQRDVFNDVTSGLDSFLDWYNPSNWDFNTDFLSSSDGFGLARD, encoded by the exons ATGGACTTACATGAGGATATACTAGTGGCAGGGGGTGACGATCTCGCTAATGCAATTTCAAGCCTGAATATGGAAGGTTGGAACACCCAACGGCAACATTACAGGACGAGCATGATACGTCTGCggttcatcttctctgtcTACAGAGATCAAGCTCTCGAGATAGCATTGGGAACATGTGAAGATTGGGATTTGGTCCAGAAGTCCAA CCAAATTATCGAGAAAGCGCGAGCCGCGTTGGAAGCAGCCCCAGCTTTCATTCGATACGACGCCCATGGACAGAACGAGGATGCGGAATC GGCAAGATGCGTTGATCCACACATCGCGCGAGGCCCTATCAATCGTTATCAGGATAGTCTCCAAGT CGCCAGTGTCCTGacccttgaacttcttcaccaaaccCAAGAAATCGGACCGCATTCTGTCATGTTGCCTCGCGCGGAGATCATTCGCAATCTAAGTGTATTTCTATCATGTCTGTCGTGGGTTCCGCGTCCAACATATGGTAACTACCAGACCTGCaaggaagccgagaagaaACTGTCCCATATTCTCGACCAGATTATTGACCCGCAACCTATCCAGCGAGATGTCTTCAACGACGTGACCTCTGGCCTGGACAGCTTCCTGGATTGGTATAATCCGAGTAACTGGGACTTCAACACTGATTTCCTGTCTTCCAGCGACGGCTTCGGTCTTGCAAGGGATTAA
- a CDS encoding CTAG/PCC1 family protein (predicted protein) has translation MASTQSTKTEFPYTLTISLPLPSNRLATSALHAIEVDTELSPFVRRDMAVTAPKGIQADTEEAKTVLETTYCATTNRMLRVAVNGFMESLGVVLGVMEELDVDVLEAEGVEQ, from the exons ATGGCCTCCACTCAATCAACGAAAACTGAATTTCCCTATACCTT AAcaatctccctccccctcccctcgAACCGCCTTGCAACATCCGCTCTTCATGCCATTGAAGTCGACACCGAACTCTCCCCCTTCGTCCGACGCGACATGGCGGTAACCGCTCCGAAGGGAATTCAAGCGGATACCGAAGAGGCAAAGACTGTACTCGAAACTACATACTGTGCAACCACCAACCGGATGCTGCGAGTGGCTGTCAATGGGTTTATGGAGAGTCTTGGGGTCGTACTTGGGGTAatggaggagctggatgTGGATGTATTAGAAGCGGAGGGAGTTGAGCAATGA
- a CDS encoding phytanoyl-CoA dioxygenase family protein (predicted protein): MENSHFPLTEDQIQSYNEKGYLVIQGFFNAPETKLLQRWTQEVHDLPRTPDASYMPYEEVNAQGKRVLCRTENYANSHAGFNSFLRGQRMLSVLEQLAAEPMLLFKEKINYKLAGSELLRRLRLIGNTPDSGGFSPHIDANAYTHVKNIKHLTVLAAVDEMTPENGGLDVVNGSHRTEIKLGEDRCIDPAWVESQKWTSCTLQPGDIMVFGSYLAHRSGANTSSKDRRAIYATYNCKAEGDLHDSYYEDRRKLWPATHMRKKGETYEEGRLRYGYGSPMLTIEGQPQPVA; this comes from the exons ATGGAGAACAGCCACTTCCCTTTAACTGAGGATCAAATTCAATCCTATAATGAGAAGGGCTACTTGGTGATccagggcttcttcaacgcTCCGGAAACCAAGCTACTTCAGCGGTGGACTCAGGAAGTCCATGACCTGCCCCGCACTCCAGACGCATCATACATGCCATACGAG GAGGTAAATGCACAAGGCAAACGAGTCCTCTGTCGTACAGAGAACTACGCCAATAGTCATGCTGGCTTTAACAGCTTTCTTCGCGGCCAGCGCATGTTGAGCGTCCTCGAACAGCTGGCTGCGGAGCCAATGCTACTCTtcaaagaaaagatcaactACAAACTCGCAGGAAGTG AGCTCCTTCGACGTCTGAGGCTAATCGGTAACACACCCGACTCAGGTGGCTTTTCTCCTCACATCGATGCCAACGCCTATACCCAtgtcaagaacatcaagCATTTGACTGTGCTTGCTGCCGTGGACGAGATGACCCCCGAAAACGGTGGTTTGGATGTTGTAAATGGCAGTCATCGTACGGAGATCAAACTGGGAGAAGATCGTTGTATTGACCCTGCTTGGGTCGAAAGCCAAAAGTGGACTTCTTGCACCCTTCAGCCAG GTGACATTATGGTGTTCGGGTCCTATCTCGCCCACCGCAGTGGTGCTAATACGAGCTCTAAAGACCGCCGGGCAATCTATGCCACTTACAACTGCAAGGCCGAAGGCGATCTCCACGATTCGTATTATGAAGACCGGAGGAAGCTCTGGCCCGCTACCCACATGCGCAAGAAAGGAGAAACCTACGAAGAGGGACGACTTCGGTATGGGTATGGCTCTCCAATGCTGACTATTGAAGGCCAACCACAACCGGTAGCGTAG
- a CDS encoding uncharacterized protein (predicted protein), producing MESSRLGANLEPTPELPGYLGATSYSAILTEHRSDLPFEMDNSTVTGTSVRALDSDRLRAGVELLKLIYDFPIYDVLVRKLYSKKAIVVVPMVITDAIVESIRSAFDNLDIGSDIEAQFQALVYQISHNTSRPLTIHRSMTVHDYCASFTGKSLRWESLGIVLSISGISLMSTSDNDPDLVQAAPSSEARERLRAQIVEASSICLNFCDQASSINELLGFAQYNDIILKTQHFGDTSMFIFLSTRRIAR from the coding sequence ATGGAAAGTAGTCGACTCGGCGCAAACCTAGAGCCAACCCCTGAGCTTCCTGGCTATCTAGGGGCGACTAGCTACTCGGCCATTCTCACGGAGCATCGCAGTGATCTTCCGTTTGAGATGGACAATAGTACGGTGACAGGCACTTCTGTTAGAGCCCTCGACTCGGACCGTCTTAGGGCCGGAGTAGAGCTATTGAAACTTATTTATGACTTTCCGATCTATGATGTTTTGGTCCGGAAGCTCTACTCTAAGAAAGCAATCGTTGTAGTTCCGATGGTTATCACTGACGCTATTGTAGAGTCTATCAGGAGTGCATTTGACAATCTGGACATTGGAAGCGATATTGAAGCCCAGTTCCAGGCTTTGGTCTATCAGATATCTCATAATACTTCACGGCCACTAACCATACATCGCTCGATGACTGTCCATGACTATTGCGCTTCGTTCACCGGTAAGAGCCTTCGATGGGAGTCTCTTGGGATCGTTCTGTCTATCTCTGGGATATCGTTGATGTCTACCTCGGACAATGATCCGGACCTTGTTCAGGCAGCGCCTAGCAGTGAAGCTCGTGAGAGACTGCGCGCTCAGATTGTGGAGGCAAGCAGCATCTGTCTCAACTTCTGCGACCAGGCATCTTCAATCAACGAACTACTAGGCTTTGCTCAGTATAACGATATCATATTGAAAACTCAGCATTTTGGCGACACAAGTATGTTTATCTTTTTGTCCACTCGACGCATCGCACGCTAA
- a CDS encoding sugar porter family MFS transporter (predicted transporter (major facilitator superfamily)) has translation MGRGFTIGLAAFAATGSFLFGYDSGVMTDVIESKNFLAFFNTVQTSPIIGAINSTFSGGAALGALQGGLTMDRFGRKFTIQMGAFICLVGAILQTAAQNLAMMLVGRILAGWAVGLLSMSVPVYQAECAHPRSRGFIIGLSQQMIGIGFIVSTWVGFGSLHAPETSEFQWRFPLAFQTVPCLLLAVGMFFMPESPRYLVEKERYEEGMKILRKLHYDGTNDEWIQTEFNEIRTTIEAEKAVTVSGWLIMFQVPQWRTRLLHGIAVQAFAQMTAVNVIGYYQTILYNSLGITGGRNILVAGIYNCVGPVCNLIFIVFLLDKVGRRKPMLFGSIAVTIVLICEAALTSVNEDGSRTSYSIAGVFFIFCITVIFSFSYGSCAWVYMAEVMPMQIRGRGNAVATSLGNWVVSTIWNQVSPIAFGKIHWRFYLVFILFNVCITIPTVFFFFKETKQKSLEEIDLLFGGRALGTLPENVKRKPPKPK, from the exons ATGGGTCGCGGCTTCACTATCGGCCTGGCAGCCTTTGCGGCCACGGGGTCGTTCCTCTTCGGATATGACAGCGGTGTCATGACCGATGTGATCGAATCGAAGAacttccttgctttcttcaacacgGTCCAGACTTCTCCAATCATTGGGGCAATTAATAGTACATTTTCTGGTGGAG CTGCTTTGGGCGCCCTCCAGGGAGGACTGACGATGGATCGCTTCGGCCGGAAATTTACTATTCAAATGGGCGCCTTCATATGTCTTGTTGGTGCGATCCTTCAGACCGCTGCCCAGAACTTGGCTATGATGCTCGTGGGTCGTATTCTGGCCGGGTGGGCTGTCGGTCTCTTGTCAATGTCGGTTCCAGTTTATCAGGCCGAGTGTGCTCATCCTCGAAGCCGAGGCTTTATTATCGGCTTGTCACAGCAAATGATCGGTATTGGATTTATCGTCAGCAC ATGGGTGGGTTTTGGATCGCTTCATGCCCCAGAAACTAGCGAGTTCCAATGGCGCTTTCCTCTGGCTTTCCAGACGGTTCCTTGCCTACTTCTAGCAGTGGGAATGTTCTTCATGCCCGAATCCCCTCGGTACCTGGTCGAAAAGGAACGCTACGAAGAGGGAATGAAGATCTTGCGGAAATTGCACTATGACGGCACGAACGACGAATGGATTCAGACAGAATTCAATGAAATTAGAACGACCATCGAAGCTGAGAAGGCTGTAACAGTGTCGGGCTGGCTCATCATGTTCCAGGTTCCCCAATGGCGGACTCGATTGCT TCATGGTATCGCCGTCCAGGCCTTTGCGCAAATGACTGCTGTCAACGTGATCGGCTACTACCAAACCATCCTATACAATTCCCTGGGAATCACAGGAGGTCGCAACATCCTCGTCGCCGGTATCTACAACTGCGTTGGTCCAGTTTGTAATCTTATCTTCATTGTTTTCCTGCTCGACAAAGTGGGGCGACGCAAGCCCATGCTGTTTGGCTCGATAGCTGTCACCATCGTCCTGATCTGTGAAGCCGCACTGACCTCGGTCAACGAAGACGGGTCCCGGACGAGTTACAGCATTGCCGGCGtgtttttcattttctgcATCACAGtgattttctccttctcctacGGATCATGCGCCTG GGTGTACATGGCCGAAGTCATGCCGATGCAAATCCGAGGCCGAGGAAACGCCGTCGCAACCAGCCTTGGCAACTGGGTGGTGAGCACCATCTGGAATCAAGTTTCGCCGATTGCATTCGGCAAAATTCACTGGCGGTTCTACCTGGTCTTCATTCTGTTTA ATGTCTGTATCACGATCCCGAcggtgtttttctttttcaaggaGACCAAGCAGAAGTccctggaagagatcgatcTCCTGTTCGGCGGACGGGCATTGGGGACCTTGCCAGAGAATGTGAAGCGAAagccgccgaagccgaaATGA